A genomic segment from Pleurodeles waltl isolate 20211129_DDA chromosome 9, aPleWal1.hap1.20221129, whole genome shotgun sequence encodes:
- the LOC138259626 gene encoding gap junction delta-2 protein-like encodes MGEWTILERLLEAAVQQHSTMIGRILLTVVVIFRILIVAIVGETVYEDEQTMFMCNTLQPGCNQACYDKAFPISHIRYWVFQIILVCTPSLCFITYSVHQSAKQRDRRYSFLYPLLEKDCTREGRKVKNVNGILVQNPDASSKEEPDCLEVKEIPSTPVRTVKSAKVKRQEGISRFYIIQVVFRNALEIGFLAGQYFLYGFNVPAIFECDRYPCVKEVECYVSRPTEKTVFLVFMFAVSGVCVLLNLAELNHLGWRKIRTAMRGVQARRKSTSDGRKKDMTPLTQVPALGRTQSSESAYV; translated from the coding sequence GATACTGCTGACAGTGGTGGTGATCTTCCGTATACTCATTGTGGCCATCGTGGGGGAGACCGTGTACGAGGACGAGCAGACTATGTTCATGTGCAACACGCTGCAGCCGGGCTGCAACCAGGCCTGCTATGACAAAGCCTTTCCCATCTCTCACATCCGCTACTGGGTTTTCCAAATCATCTTGGTTTGCACACCCAGCCTATGCTTCATTACCTACTCTGTCCACCAGTCGGCCAAGCAGCGAGATCGCCGATACTCCTTCCTGTACCCATTGCTGGAGAAAGACTGCACCCGTGAGGGCAGAAAAGTAAAGAACGTCAACGGCATCCTTGTCCAAAACCCAGATGCCTCTTCCAAGGAGGAGCCAGACTGCCTGGAGGTAAAGGAGATCCCCAGCACTCCGGTGAGAACCGTGAAGAGCGCCAAGGTGAAGCGCCAGGAAGGCATCTCCCGCTTTTACATCATACAGGTAGTCTTTAGGAACGCTTTGGAGATTGGCTTTCTAGCTGGACAATATTTCCTCTATGGCTTCAATGTTCCTGCCATCTTTGAATGTGACCGCTACCCCTGTGTCAAGGAGGTGGAGTGCTATGTGTCCCGACCGACTGAAAAGACAGTCTTCCTGGTCTTTATGTTTGCTGTCAGTGGGGTATGCGTGCTTCTCAACCTTGCGGAGCTCAACCACCTGGGCTGGCGTAAAATCAGAACAGCAATGAGGGGTGTGCAGGCCAGGCGCAAGTCCACCAGCGATGGCCGGAAGAAGGACATGACTCCTCTGACTCAAGTGCCTGCCTTGGGAAGGACGCAGTCCAGTGAGTCAGCTTATGTCTGA